GCAATAGAGCAAGCTGAAACTGCGACATTTTTGAGGTAGCAAAGGTGAAGTATGTGAAACGTGTGCTGAGTATGTTTCCTCTTTGGTCAACTTTTCTTGTATGCAGTCTCGTAGGGGCTACAGCAAACACTTTCTTTTACGAACAAGCTAATGTCATGGATGACCATCTTGGAAAAATATCACATGTTCCAATTGTAATTTTTGTTATTATCAAAACCTTCACAAGTTCCATTATATCAATCATATGTCAATCGCTCAAAAACGCCGTAAGAACTACACGAAGTCCTCCTTTGTTCAGaactatacttggaatgttttgCTCTTTTCTTTGTTGCCTAGCTGCTTGGTGGGTAGAAAAATACAGACATGATGATATGGAGATATGGGTTGACGAGGATAATGTGGAGTTTTACGTTAATGAAATGAGTGTTTTTTGGCTAATACCTCAGTTCGTCTTGGTTGGCCTTATGGATGGACTTTCATCGAGTGGGCTTAAAGATATCTTTGAAACTAAAGTTACTGACTCAATGAAAGGGTATGAGCCAGAGTTTATCGAATTCATTACTGGTATTGGCAAATTCTTCAGTGTGATCTTCATTCTTATATTCGGATCCTGGTTCAAGGAGGACGTAAACACAAGTCGTCTGGACAAGTACTATGCTATGTTAATGGCTCCTACATTCCTTAACTTTCTTTTCTGCTGGTTCGTGTGCAGCTGGTATGCACATCAACCATATTTTCACATCACTATTGACAGTGCTCAACAGTCAGAAGCTGGAACCATAGAAGTCTTGACAAATGAGAATTCTGGCTTTGACACCGCTCAAAAATTCGAAGATGGTGTTGTAGAAGTCTTGACAAATGAGAATTCTAGCTTTGACAATGCTCAAGAATTAGAAGATGGTATCATAGAAATCTTGATAAATGAGAATTCTAGCTTGACTCCATCTACCAATAATTGATATGTTACATAACACGAGCTAAAGTCAAAGAGCTAGCCCATGAGTCACTTGGAACTTCTATTTCGATCTTTGAAACAAACATTTGTGCTAAATGTTCGCCAATTTTGTGTAATGATTTGTAGTTTAGTTTCTTATATTTTCATTAGGATCTATTTATGTAATACCTCATCTGACGAGCATATTTGAACTATGATTTTACATATGTTATGAATTTGTTAGTGTGAAATTTGAAAGAAACTACAGAACAAACTCTCATAAACAAATGAGATACAACAGCTCCAGTATTCAAAAGAATTGAGCATTTTTAAACTCTTTACTACATTCGACTGTACTCTTGAGTTCTTCATCATGAGCATTTTCGACATGAGGCTCCTTAGTTGATGCTTCTACTTGTGTTTGTTTCAATTCCTCTAACTGCAACAACAATAGAAGATAACACTAAGTTTGTTCCATGATGAAGAAAGCCCTGAATTTTTGTGTGGTATTACCACTCATTATCAGACTTCAACTTGATAATGGTATTACTGTCTTCATAACCAAAACAATAAATAGACACAGGGAGGGTAACTAACTGATACGAAAGGTAAATTCAATTGGCCACACAAGGATTACCAGAAGGGGGGGAAAAAGAGTGAGAGGGAAGAATAACGGAAAAGATAAAACTACCacaacaaaaacaattatctGCTCTTCTGGACAGCTTAAGAAATTACAGTGAACCAAAGTCATACCTCCCTGCATCTTTCTTGGTGCTCTTTTAGCAGTTCGTCATATCTGATTTGCAAATCTGATAACTCAGCTTGTAGCTTTTCATATTCGGACACCGTTGGACCACCTAATTTTTGCTGAACAAATCTGAGAGATCAAAAACTAAACGATTATTTCATATAAGTTCTCTGAAAAGAAAGATCATAAAAGAATAATCAGCACAACCATGAGATGACAAAAACACATTTAAGCAAAAGCTTTGTGCCTTTTCATAACCATGTGAATTTTTGAGAAAAAACATAACGTGATAAGTTTTCCAGCCAACCCCACTATTGCGTCACAAGCAATGTTGTTAATCATCTATAGCATTTTGCTTTGAAAGACAAGTTTCACATAGACACAGTACAAATCAAAACAACGTGCAGCTTGTATCATGGGATCTTTTAGGGAATGAGTTTGGTAGTTTCCTAACAAATACTTACTCAAGAGCTGAAGAAGGTTTGTCATTCTGTTCGTACAGTGCGACAAGGACTAGAATGACAGGAAAACACACAAAATCAGAAGGAACTGTTTCAGAGAAAAATTAACAAAGAAAGAATGATGACTATCGACACTAATTTAGGAAGTAAGTCACAACCTTTGGTTAGAGCATCAAGAACTCCACTGGCCTCCAGATACTTTCTGAAAGCCTCTTTCTTTGCTTCCTTTTCCTGTTCAAAGATCCAAATAGGTGAATTCAACACGGGAAAATGAGGCATCTGTAAGAAATAATGGCACAAAGCAGAGAAGGTAGCAAATAGCAAGGAAATTCAAGGATAGATAGGCAAcgtgtttattttttttttttgtactttAAGCTCTTTGAATCACCATTATTCTAAGTTGGCCTTATCCTCTTTGTAGTTTTCTGCCATATCTGTGCATTTTGGGAGGTGAGGGAGAGTGTCAAATTTACTAAAAATTGATGGAACAAGTGGCTTAAAATTATTATGCTAGGATGTTAACTAAACTATTTGCATAATGCTGAACTTGAGTTTATTTAATACGAAAATCCTCTACAAATTGTATAGGCTATTAATTTGCTAAAGTACATTAACTATATAATTTAGGTCAAGCCTAACACCTAGGGCCTATTTTGAGGTTTGGTTGCAAATTGCAATCCTGTTATCTCATTCCGTAAACAGAAAGATCCAGATATTAGGTAATATTGTTAAAGGTCAGGAGACAAATTTCTGCAAATAATAATAATGCCACCTCTCATTTACACAGAGGATGATAGCTTGCCAAAAGTACCAAAGAATGGCTACATAAGTAAAAGGCATTACCTTGAAGACTTGTGAGGATTACATTTGCAAACAAACAACATAAAACAGAGAAAGAGAAAAACTATGATGGAATTAGCCAATTGAACTTTCTATCTCATTTAAGTGGAGAAGAATAGAGGGGCATGCTCGTTATCTACTGAGATTTGAACATAGAAACAGCAGATTTCTcggttataaaaaataaaataaaagaaactctctaccTCATTTAATAAGCTAATATGTACACAAGgaacttttgcatatttttaacACAAATCAGCTTGTATCATCAAGCTCCAAAGCTAGTTGTACCAGTTTGACTCAGATAATGGCATCACATGAGGCCTTGAGAATTTTATAGACAAATTATAACAGTATCAAAAAACAGAGCTACGCGGTTTCTGTGTTGGTGGGAGGTAGCAAGGTACttcgtggaattagtcgaggtgcgtgaGCTGGCTCGGATACTACGGTTATCAAAAACAAATTATATACTCCTATGTAATAACAGTATAAAAAACATGCTTCTGTAATGAGCAAAGTGTCCTGTCAAACTCATACATTGGTCAATATTACTCCCTTTGACCTCCTTAGCTGACTAAACTGAATAAAATTCTAATAATTTCTCCTTCAAAGTAACTTTTCCCGATATCTTGACTTTGCAGTATTGAGTAGCAAATTCATTTGTTCCACCATCTTGAGTTTGAGATGATGCATTGAAAGTAAAGGGTAAAGTCAATAGaatcattaataatattttgtAGCATTCCTAATGATTAAGTTGTAATAAATAGGGAACCCAGGAATTAGTTTCTTTCTTTTATAATGGTAGTGTCTATAACCACTTTGCACACACCTCATCTAAAACATCGGGTGTTTGCAACCTCGCACCAGCACAGAGAACAAATTAGTCAGCTCACCAAGATTTTGACAGCTAGAAATAATTCATCTAGTGGCGCCTCCATTGAAATTTCAAATCTTGATTCCTTCTGTAATGAATTCCAACAAGCACAGGACTTGAGGCATTCCACCAAGTCTCCCTCAAAAGTGCAAACTTGGTGGAATTCATTTGCTAACCACCAAATTAAAGCTCCTCAAAACTAAGCTAAAAGAGTGGAATAAGGAGGAGTATGACAGTCTAGAGAAAAGGAAGAAGACAATTCTCAGTAACATCTCAATCTTTGAACAGATTCAAGAAAGCAGAAGGCTCACAAAAGGAGAATTATTGGAAAAGGCTGGCCTCATGTTAGAAATTCAGGAGTTAGCCAAGCATGAGGAGACAACATGGAGGCAAAGGTCCAGAACCTTATGGCTGAAACAAGGGACAAGAATACGAAGTTCTTCCACAAAATGGCTAATGCACATAAGAGATACAATCACATTGATAAGCTGGAGGTGCAAGGTCAAACTACCACAAACTCTGAAGAAATCAAGAAGGAAATCATAGACTTCTATCAGAAGTTGTATGCTGAACCTGAAATATGAAGGCCAAACTACAATCTTGCTAGGGGGAACTTTTTAACAGTGGAGGAAAGTGTATGGTTACAAAGAGAGTTTGAAGAATAGGAAGTGGTGGAATGCCTCAAGTCCCGTGCTTCAGACAAAGCACTAGGACCTGATGGCTTCACCATGGGTTTTTTCCAGAAATGCTGGCCAACAGTCAAGGAAGATGTCATGTTGACCCTGAAGAATTTTCACTCTAATGATTACTTTGAGAAGAGTTTAAATGCATCCTATGTGGCTCTTATCCCAAAGAAGAATGAGGCCAGTTAACTTAAAGAATTTAGGCCAATTAGCTTGATTGGAAGTGTTTACAAAATTATAGCCAAAGTCCTAACTAAGAGGCTAAAGACTGTAATTAACAAGCTCATTGAAGGTCATCAAATGGCCTTCATAAAAGGAAGACAAATCATGGATGCTTCTCTTATTGCTAATGAGGTGGTTGACTCTAGACTCAAAAGTAAAACTCCAGGTGTTCTATGCAAGCTGGATATAGAGAAGGCCTACGACCATGTCAACTGGAAGTTCATTCTAAAATTAATGTTTGATATGGGCTTTGGAACTAAATGGATCAACTGGATCCGTTTCTATCTTAGCACTGTAAAATTCTCTATCTTGATTAATGGCTCATCCCAAGGTTTTTTCTCTTCAGAAAGGAGGTTAAGGCAAGGGGATCCTTTATCCCCTTTTTGTTTCTGATGGCAATGGAAGGGCTGAATCAGATAATCAACACTGCAAAGTCAAATGGCTGGATCAAGGGGTTCAAGGTGTATAACAGAGAAAATTGTAGCTTAGAGATTTCACATCTCTTGTATGCAGATGACTCTATCATTTTCATGGGAACTCAACCAGAAGAGATGCTTCATCTCAGACTGATATTAACAACCTTTGAAGCTGTTGCAGGCTTACATGTTAACTAGGGAAAGAGTAAGCTATATCAGGTCAATGATGTTCCAAACATACAGAATTTAGCTAATATCCTGGAATGTGGAATAGAGAACCTACCTACTAAATATCTAGATCTTCCTTTAGGCTCCAAAAACAAGTCGCAAGAAATCTGGCAAGGGGTGATTGAAAGGAGTGAAAAACGACTTTCAAGATGGAAGAGTCAATACTTGTCACTTGGAGGCATGGTGACTCAGGTGAATAGTGTCTTAGATGCACTGCTCTCCTATGTGATGTCCTTATTCCCAATACCAACTAAGGTGAGGAAAAAGATTGATTCCCTAAGAAGAACAAGGAAATAGTGAGAAAAAGACTATTCACTTAGTCAAATGGGATACTCTTTTGTGTTCTAAGCAGGCAAGTGGTTTAGGTATCAGAAACCTAAAGGCGCATAACAACAATCTCCTTGCAAAATGGTTATGGAGGTATAATTTAGAGAAAACAGCTTTATGGAAAAGGGTGATACAAGACAAGTATGGCCATGGAGGACCTTGGTGCACCAAACCAGTATCATCCCCACATGGAGTTGGTGTATGGAAAATAATTAGGGGACAATGGAGGTTCATTGCTGATCATTCTAGTATCAAGGTCGCAAATGGAAGAAGAGCTCTCTTCTGGTGTGACACATGGTTTGGGCACACTCTGAAAGATCAGTTCCCAGACTTATATAACATTGCTGCGAATCCAAGAATTTCAGTAGCAGAAGCAAAATCCACACATGGGTGGAATATTGTTTTCAGAAGGCACTTAAATGACTGGGAGTTGCAAAGTGTGACAGATTTCTGGGAGACCTTAGAAGCCTTCCAAGGTCTCATAGAAAAGGAAGATACCTTAATGTGGAAGGGTCACAAATCAGGATCCTTTTAGTGAAATCTGCTTATCATTTCATCAACAATACTCCTAATCCTACTCATGGATGGCCATGGAAACAAATCTGGAGGGTCAGGGCGCCCACAAAAGTCTTATGCTTCACATGGTTAGTAGCAAGGGAAGCTGTTCTAACTTAGGATAATCTTATTAGGAGAGGAATTCAACTACATGCTAGGTGTAGTCTATATGGCAAAGATGGGGAGTCAGTTTCCCATCTCTTTATACACTGTCCAGTCACTACTCAACTTTGGCATTTCTATCTTAATTTGGCTGGAATCTCCTGGACAATGCCCAATAACACTGCATCTCTTCTCAATAGCTGGAACAATGGAGGGGCAAATATTAAACAGAAGAAATGGTGGAAAGTAGTTCTTGCTTGCATCTGGTGGGTCATATGGAAGGAAAGGAATGCCAGAGTTTTTGAAGACAGACCTAGCTCTTACCAGAAAATTAAACTAAATTGGTTtttgttatttcatttttggtACAAAGAGAGTTACAGGGAGGATGTGCTTTCTTTACTAGATTTGCTAGAAGAAATGTAATCGAACAGAATAGGCTACGTAGTCTCAGATCTTTTGGGGTCTGATTGTGGCTCACACTATCTCTTGTAAATATTTTACTCATTTATAAAATTTGTTAccattataaaaaaatataaaaaaaactcCTACATAAGGAACCCTCTTGTATGtttttaatcaacaattcaaataAGAATTTTCTCTCTTCTTCTCCTTCCACAGGGATTAATAACTGGAAGATGCAAACTCAAAAATTCTAGATTTAATTGGCAAAAATCAAAGATTTTTCAATGCATTTACTGAACTATTGATCTTCAGGCCATTTGCTCGCTGCCAAATCTCTGGAGAATTCATATGCTAGCTTAATGAGATGTATCAGTATATTAACAATTGCAAATTCAGCCTAATTTGGTTAACAATAACAGAAGATGGGAACGCAATGCAGTTGTAAATTGGAAGCAAAGCTGAATATGCTGAGTAAGTTCCTTTCCAGTATTCTTGATTCCGAATTAGTGTTAATCATGAAGAGCAATTTTTCTGTACCAAGCATCAGATGATCAGAGGATTCCAACTAAAATGCAATGTACATCATCtttcttgaaaagaaaatatatatgtATTGATTAACAAAAATGTTGCTGTATCAGACTATCAATGCAATCTTAGACCTCAAGTTGTGTATGCAGAAGTGCAACTAAACATGCAGCTGACTTCAATGAATAACCCGAATCCCAGAATAGCAGCTGTCTAGCATCAAAACACTAACCAAACGTAAGAAAAACACCAAGAGTGTGTAAATATGTTATGATGGATCTTACACGCAAATTACGATTGGAACTCTGTGATTGTGCTATTCACAATCTGACATACATACATAGGCGAATCTACCTTTTCAGCAACGAATGCAGCTCAAGCTATATGTAGAGTTAAATTCATTAATACTATTTATGCTCCCATTGTTCCATAGGAGTACTGGGTGCACTTCTGCACTTACTCCGCCTCTGAACTACAGATAAACGACACTAATGTAATTTCATCATTGGATCATTCTCTATCGCTTTGTAAGAATGCCCTTGAATATGTCTCAATTGACGCAACATTTCCATTTGTTGCCTAAAACCTATGTAGCCACGACTCTTCAAAAATGTTGATGGGTGTGCGTCGGATCCCCCAAAAATAGTACACTGTTGGAGGAGCCGACACGAGTGTGGCAACATATTTGGAGAGTCCGAACAACATAGCCTAAAATCCATGActcatttaaaaataaaaaaattcttttttggTCTTGAATACATATATGCACATTGACCATGAACAATAACACAAATTTAAGCAAGTGGGTGCAGAGTCTCATTGCGCACACTAttatggtggatattaatttGGTACAAAAACATATATTCATCAATCGGGTTTAAGTTCTACCCACTGACGGTGTAAAACATATTTACATAATCAGCTCACTTAAAAGGTAATTGCAAGTAACTCTAATCAAAATAAGCATTGACCGGTAACCAATAATAAATGATAACTAACCTACTATAATGATGGTGTAAAAATTACTACATTGTCAGTGTATATATGACTAAAATACTTATCAAAACTGAATCTTTTTTACACAATCAGGTCACTTAAAAAGGTAATTGCAAGTAACTCTGATTAATAAGCATTTGATCAGTAACCTAGAATAATTGGTAAGTAAGCTACTAGGGTAGAATTTCACTATACAGTccgtgtatataacttaaatccttatAAAAAATGAATCTGTATTACTTCCCAATCAGGGAAAGAACTCCGGTATAGCTAGCTGACAATTACTGAAAAAGAAGCAATTTTTATGAACTAAGAAGCAGAGATCGGAGGCAATTCTAAGTTTTTAATAACAAATGCCATTTCTGAAAAGATTGAAGCTCAccatttcctttcttttcttcacTGGGATTTCAATTTCCAAGCTACTCCAATTGTGAAACTCGTTTTCCCCTTTTTTCGGGTAGAGAGTTTAGATCAGGGATGTTATTTGAACCTTTTTCTTTACGGTTGGGGAGAGTTATCTGAACCGGGGTGGCATGTTAAGTTTAACCGAGCCGGTTTAAAACTCTGTACGTAAATGTTGTATGAATTATGATGAATTTAGAAATATTAGACTTCTTTTCAAATTCCAATATAACCAATAGTATATgttaaaaatttaaattattgTTTTTTAATTGTGGTAATTGTGATTTAAGCAAATTTTTAGCTTATGAGATAGTCCTCAAACTTGAAGTGACATTTTAAATTTTTCTCTTTGACATTGTGACTACATGATATTTTCTTATAGTTTATATGGTAAGAGAGAAAAAATTATGAAATTCAATGACAAAAAGTAGCAAAAAACTGAAAATATTTCATCACAAACTTTGGAAAGTTCAAAAAATAACTTTTACCATTTaacattctctcatttttattttgaaGCTCAAGAGTCAAGATAATTTTTCCTTCAAGTGAAAAATCAATTGGTTAAGCATAAATTTTTTATTAACAAcagaaggaaaaaatattttttacttaaGCGGAAGGTCTATGCACAATCTCCTTGACAGAAGaaattatttttagtttttattactTCGGTTCCATTCTATATTGTCCTCATTAGGGTTGACATAATTTCCATTCTATATTGTccgcaaatatttttttttttgtttggccaagtttttggaAAGAGTTAAAGTGCTTTTGAAGAAGCAGAAATAGTTTTtgagaagtagaaaaaaatagcttctatTCGAAAGCAATTTTGTGAGAAgaacttttaagaaaaatatatttagaagcaattttcaaaaatttagcCAAACATTAATTaatgctcaaaagtgcttttcaaattaattagacaaaaataaACTTACCAAACTAGCCTCACAATAAGCGGAATTTAGAAGGTTGGCCAAACAGCCCAGAAACCAATTGCATTTGATTTTTAACACTTCGTTGCTGaataaataaaggaaagagaGGGAAATTGTACTTTCTCCGCTACTTCTGAATCTGATAGCTTAACGAACACCAATTGTTCGACAAAACGTCTGTAAAGGTTTTAACTTGATAAGCAAAACCAAGATTCTGAAATCCCCACCAGCAAATTTATTCGAAGAAACAGAAATATGGAGGAGACCAATAAAGAGGAAAATGCTGTTTTTCTCGATCGTTCTTCTCGAGCTACCAGAGGCAAACGGTAAATCAAGAATCCCaatttcaattatttttttctctttttttggaGTGTTTGTTGTGTTTATTTTTCTACAATTTGAGTGTAATTAAGTTTATTTGCCTGTTCAAAATGGGATTTATGTTACAGGATGACCAAATTGTTGGATGACGAATTGGAAGAGGATGAACTTTTCTGGAATCAGGAAGCTCTTAAGGATGTAGGTATCTGTTGTTTCACTAACATGTTAGTACATTTTTTCTGTGTCTCTTTCAAATTATAGCCAGTAGGTAGCAGCTTATGCTTAATGTTTGTGTGTACAAgacatttatttaattttatGAAAAGATCATTTTTTAGCACCCTAGTGTGTGGCGTAGTGGTCAACGAAGTGGGATAAGAACTGTGATGTCCTAGGTTCAAATCCCAAAAAGGCAAAAAAAATACTACTAGGTGATTTCATTTCCGTCTAAGTCTTGGTCGGTAGAGTTACCCGGTACCTGTCCTGGTGGGACTTGGGAGATAGCAGGTTCCTGGTAGAAGAGTCGAGTTGCGTACAAGCTGACCCTGACACCGATGTCATAAAAAACACATTCTTAATTATCTTGGAGGTTTTTCCATTTGGGGTTCCCTTGTTGTTTCCATAGAACATGCCTATCCAACTCGTTGTAAGGCTCAAAATGATCACCTTTATGAATCAATGAAATGGATTATCGGGTGGAAAATTTGAGAACTAAGAAACCAAAAGCGTTAGTATCCTATGCGTGTTTATTGGTAATTGTAGAGGCAGAGTGAAGTGCAACTGCTACCGGCTTTTAGAGATTTAGGTGTCTTTGCTTTCTCTGGCAAGTCAAAAAATAGCATTGGAGCAggaaaaaaaatgatgaaaaccgAATTTTCTGAGATATAGGTTTAATTGTGCTTCTAGAAAGAAAATAACAGTGGAAAGTTTGTTTCTCTGGAATAACTGCAGCCTCTGCACTCTACTTTTctaaaataataatgataattatAGTAGCTGCAGCCTCCATTATGCCCAGCAACACCAATTGGAGTGCAATCTTTGACTCAAATCTTAGGTCTTGACATCTCCGATCCATGGTTGGATATCGGGCCTGCAAGTTTTAAGTTCTTAATTGATTTGGCAATCAAGAGCCACGCAACTTCCATAAAATACTTGGTTTGTGCTTGTTTGGCCAATTTGGTAATTGAATTTAATGAGCTTTTGTTTGGTTGCATCTCAGGAAGAGAATGACATAGAATATGAAGAGGAAGGGGAAGCTGTTGATGTTTTCGATAGTGACTTTGATGAAGATGTAAGTCCAGAGTGTTCCATTTCTCATCACTGACCTTTTCATTACACAGATTATAGTGACTGCTTGGTCAGATGAACTAGCAGCTCTAGTTTGGAAGGGTATGTTTATATGGATAATTCTGTTATTGTGTGACCTCTGCTGAAAATGAGTGACCTATTGTTGGTCTCAGGAACCTGAGCCTGatgaagaaggagaaaatgaaccAGATGACAGGTTTCACACATTCAAGTTGATGGGAAGTGTCCTTTTTGTTTCATATGGACAGTCGTTAGGTTATAACTCTTCTCTTTTCTATGGCAGGACACGGACCAAAAAGCGATTGATTTTTCCAGGAAAACCATCtgcaagaaagaaaaagaaaaagaaaaaccttACCAAGTCAGAAAAGGCACCCCAAGAAAATGAAAAAGCTCCAGATCCGTCTACTCCTTCTGAACATCATGATGCTCATGATGATATTGAAGAAGAAAGAACAATTAGGAAATCAACAAGAACAGCTGTCATTGTAAAGCAAGCTGAAAGAGAAGCCATACGTGCAGCCTTGCAGGCGACAATGAAGGTTTGGTGCTTGCAGTACTATGCTATTTGTCATAATAATACTAACTATAATTTTTTACATAGcacacttttttctttttttgatgaagtaagatGTTTTATTAAAAGACATCATGAAGACGCAAAAGGTACAAAAGAGGGATTGTTAGCTCCAACACATCAATTATTTTCTGGATTTAGGACAAGACCCTTTTATTCTTGTATGTTTATTTAGTTTGTAATCCAGTGTCACGTGCTGGTTTTTCTTGATTTCAGAAATCATTACATGGACACTGAAATTAGAGTTTGTTTTTATTTTCTACCACTATTTGGTTTGTACTTCTGATTATGCTTCTGATCCTTCAgcccataaaaagaaaaaaggaaggtGAAGAAAAAAAGATGACTCAAGAAGAGATGCTTCTTGAAGCAGCTCAAACAGGTTTGGATACATTTCTTTACTCAATAGAATTACTTTCAGTTTTTATCTGTGCATTTTCCACTAATTATATGTAACCTGTCTTTGGGAAAAACTGCAGAGGTCATGAATCTGAGGAATTTGGAGCGTGTTTTAGCAAGGGAAGAAGAAGTCAAGAAAAAAGCCATTGTGCATAAAGCAGTTTACACTGGCCCTCAGATACGATACCTATCCAGAGATGGCAAGTACCTTACCATAATTTAGGATCCCTAAAACTTTACTCTCT
This region of Nicotiana tomentosiformis chromosome 4, ASM39032v3, whole genome shotgun sequence genomic DNA includes:
- the LOC104111572 gene encoding SWR1 complex subunit 2, with the translated sequence MEETNKEENAVFLDRSSRATRGKRMTKLLDDELEEDELFWNQEALKDEENDIEYEEEGEAVDVFDSDFDEDEPEPDEEGENEPDDRTRTKKRLIFPGKPSARKKKKKKNLTKSEKAPQENEKAPDPSTPSEHHDAHDDIEEERTIRKSTRTAVIVKQAEREAIRAALQATMKPIKRKKEGEEKKMTQEEMLLEAAQTEVMNLRNLERVLAREEEVKKKAIVHKAVYTGPQIRYLSRDGSSYLEFVNGASFNSQISTTSTPYPEKAICTVTGLPARYRDPKTGLPYATKEAFKIIRERFADESSRDREKKNMDELSQAISGQGFTSRQKRSIVPTSRQLPYSRVFARFRKFPADDTISVDSE
- the LOC104111571 gene encoding uncharacterized protein is translated as MEKEAKKEAFRKYLEASGVLDALTKVLVALYEQNDKPSSALEFVQQKLGGPTVSEYEKLQAELSDLQIRYDELLKEHQERCRELEELKQTQVEASTKEPHVENAHDEELKSTVECSKEFKNAQFF